A part of Pradoshia eiseniae genomic DNA contains:
- the addB gene encoding helicase-exonuclease AddAB subunit AddB gives MSLQFYIGKTGTGKTASIFDEIRTKLAEDPEGPSIIYIVPDQMTFQAELELINTPGLGGMIRTQVFSFSRLAWKILQETGGMGRRHLSNVGVNMVIRKILEEKKEELTTFKRSSDKQGFITQLSEMLKECKRYCLTPAEMAEKSGDGLSPILRSKLDDLTAIYEGFEQELAGKYVDSEDYFTLLMEKIPESSYLRNAEIYVDGFYSFTTQEYGIMASLMQACQNVTVSLTLDKPFKDEIPDPLHLFRMTGETYYDLYQIARDNGVAIEEDRLFIEPHRFIRNESMQHLDQWFANRPAPVFKGESPFEFCPSGNRRAEVEGIARKILKAVREGYRYRDIFVLTRNSGEYAEVVETVFTDYGIPFFVDEKRPMLNHPLIELIRSTLEILSTNWRYEPVFRAIKTDLLFAEGTDLKEAREKAALLENYVLSRGYYGDRWTKKQPWTYKRNRGLELVDTVQTDAELKMEAEINAIKEEVAEPLRRLMGRVKKAKLGVEYAQAFYLYLDELAVPAKLERLAEIGEDEGQLTHAAEHGQAWNSVIDLLDQFVEITGERPITMKSFAAILESGLETLNFSLIPPSLDQVVVTNLDLSRPQNVKIAFIAGLNEGVIPSRMSDEGILSDADREKLQSAGLKLAPTSKTKLLDEEFAAYKAFLLASDYTYYSYPLADDEGKQLLASSYIKRIKDLYEHHKETFFVHDPAEMSDELQLEYIVHTRSTLSFLAGQLLQKKKNYPVSDIWWDVYNQYRQDGPMKDQAAFVLSALSYENKAKKIAPEKAQELYGETIQGSVSRMELFNSCPFAHYTSHGLRLRDREIYKLEAPDIGEMFHGALQWMTEQIIESGMTWGAMTKEQCLTLARKAVELMAPKLQNEILLSSNRFHYLKRKLELVVGRASITLSGQARNSQFSPIGLELGFGKRGTLPPLTFSLKNGAKMELAGRIDRVDRADVGDGTYLRIVDYKSSSKDLNFTEIYYGLALQMLTYLDIAVTHSPLLVGKQAKPAGVLYFHVHNPMIKNNGVYTLEQIEREVFKSFKMKGLLLGDDEVVKMMDSDLEGGESLIVPAGFKKDGTFTAASKIASEEEFSLLSKHVKKIYTDTGTAITSGVSDITPYRLQNKMPCTYCQYKTVCQFDPSLESNDYRLLKPAKKEAIFSALREEEEADE, from the coding sequence ATGTCCTTACAATTCTATATTGGAAAAACAGGCACGGGGAAAACCGCGTCTATATTTGATGAAATACGGACCAAGCTGGCAGAAGATCCAGAGGGTCCTTCTATTATATATATTGTACCGGATCAAATGACCTTCCAGGCAGAGCTCGAGCTAATCAATACACCGGGGCTTGGCGGGATGATCCGTACACAGGTGTTCAGCTTTAGCCGTCTTGCTTGGAAGATTCTGCAGGAAACAGGCGGAATGGGGCGCCGGCATTTGAGCAATGTCGGGGTCAATATGGTCATTCGGAAAATTCTCGAGGAAAAGAAGGAGGAGCTGACGACCTTTAAGCGCTCCAGTGATAAACAAGGATTTATCACGCAATTAAGCGAGATGCTGAAGGAATGTAAGCGCTACTGTCTGACTCCTGCCGAAATGGCGGAGAAATCAGGGGACGGGCTTTCTCCGATTCTTCGCTCGAAGCTGGATGACTTAACGGCCATTTATGAAGGCTTTGAACAGGAGCTCGCAGGTAAATATGTTGATTCAGAGGATTACTTCACCTTGTTGATGGAGAAGATACCGGAATCCTCTTATTTGCGCAATGCAGAAATTTATGTGGATGGTTTCTACAGCTTTACGACACAGGAGTATGGCATCATGGCAAGCTTAATGCAGGCATGCCAGAATGTAACGGTTTCCTTAACGCTTGATAAGCCGTTTAAGGATGAGATTCCGGACCCTCTTCATCTGTTCCGGATGACAGGGGAGACCTATTATGATCTTTACCAGATTGCTCGAGATAACGGTGTAGCGATTGAAGAGGACCGCCTCTTCATTGAACCTCACCGGTTTATCCGGAATGAATCGATGCAGCATCTAGACCAATGGTTCGCAAATCGCCCGGCGCCGGTATTTAAGGGTGAATCCCCATTTGAATTTTGCCCTTCCGGCAATCGGCGCGCAGAGGTTGAGGGAATTGCAAGGAAGATCTTAAAGGCAGTGCGCGAGGGTTATCGCTACCGGGATATCTTTGTCCTCACCCGCAATAGCGGTGAGTATGCTGAGGTCGTCGAGACCGTTTTCACTGATTATGGGATTCCTTTCTTTGTTGATGAGAAAAGACCGATGCTGAATCATCCGCTTATTGAGCTTATTCGTTCTACCCTTGAAATTCTTTCGACCAACTGGCGCTATGAGCCGGTATTCCGTGCTATTAAGACGGATTTGTTATTTGCGGAGGGCACAGATTTGAAAGAAGCGCGCGAGAAGGCCGCTTTGCTTGAAAACTATGTCCTTTCAAGGGGATATTATGGTGATCGCTGGACGAAAAAGCAGCCATGGACTTATAAGAGAAATCGCGGTTTAGAGCTTGTTGATACGGTTCAAACCGATGCCGAATTAAAGATGGAGGCAGAAATTAACGCTATCAAGGAAGAGGTGGCTGAACCGCTGCGTCGTCTTATGGGCCGTGTCAAGAAAGCGAAGCTGGGAGTTGAATATGCGCAAGCCTTCTATTTATATCTAGATGAGCTGGCTGTTCCAGCGAAGCTTGAACGGCTTGCTGAAATCGGAGAGGATGAAGGTCAGCTAACTCATGCAGCTGAGCATGGACAAGCATGGAATAGCGTGATAGACCTGCTTGACCAATTTGTCGAGATTACTGGTGAACGGCCCATTACAATGAAGAGTTTTGCAGCGATATTGGAGAGCGGATTAGAAACCTTGAACTTTTCCTTGATTCCGCCTTCTCTTGACCAAGTCGTTGTCACTAATCTCGATCTATCACGTCCGCAAAATGTGAAAATTGCTTTTATCGCCGGTTTGAATGAGGGCGTGATTCCCTCTAGGATGAGCGATGAAGGGATTTTATCAGATGCAGACCGTGAAAAACTGCAATCTGCGGGTCTGAAGCTTGCGCCTACCTCCAAGACGAAGCTGTTGGATGAGGAATTTGCTGCCTATAAGGCCTTCTTGCTCGCATCGGATTATACGTATTATTCCTATCCGCTTGCTGATGATGAGGGCAAGCAGCTGCTTGCCTCGTCTTATATAAAGAGAATCAAGGATTTATATGAGCATCATAAAGAAACCTTCTTTGTACATGACCCGGCAGAAATGAGCGATGAGCTGCAGCTAGAGTATATCGTTCATACGAGGTCCACACTCTCTTTCCTTGCCGGCCAGCTGCTGCAGAAGAAGAAAAACTATCCGGTTTCTGATATTTGGTGGGATGTCTACAATCAATACCGCCAGGATGGACCTATGAAAGACCAGGCGGCTTTTGTTCTCTCTGCGCTGTCCTATGAGAATAAGGCGAAGAAGATTGCTCCCGAGAAGGCGCAGGAGTTATACGGCGAGACCATCCAAGGAAGCGTATCAAGAATGGAGCTGTTTAACAGCTGCCCGTTTGCCCATTACACCTCCCATGGACTGCGTCTGCGCGACCGGGAAATCTACAAGCTGGAAGCGCCGGATATCGGAGAAATGTTCCACGGGGCACTCCAGTGGATGACAGAGCAAATCATTGAGAGCGGAATGACATGGGGAGCGATGACGAAAGAGCAATGTCTGACGCTTGCCCGTAAGGCGGTCGAATTGATGGCGCCGAAGCTCCAAAATGAAATTCTGCTGTCTTCCAACCGGTTCCATTATTTGAAGAGGAAGCTTGAGCTTGTGGTCGGCCGTGCGTCCATCACATTGAGCGGACAGGCGAGGAACAGCCAGTTTTCTCCGATTGGTCTTGAACTAGGCTTCGGGAAGCGAGGGACTTTGCCGCCATTAACCTTCTCCTTGAAGAATGGGGCAAAGATGGAGCTTGCCGGCCGAATCGACCGAGTGGATCGTGCGGATGTGGGAGACGGCACTTATTTGCGCATTGTCGACTATAAATCCAGCTCCAAGGATTTGAATTTCACGGAGATTTATTATGGATTGGCCCTGCAGATGCTGACCTATCTGGATATTGCGGTTACACACTCGCCTCTTTTAGTCGGCAAGCAGGCAAAGCCAGCGGGGGTACTGTATTTCCATGTTCATAATCCGATGATTAAGAATAATGGCGTCTATACGCTTGAACAAATAGAACGGGAAGTATTTAAGAGCTTTAAGATGAAAGGGCTCCTGCTTGGCGATGATGAGGTAGTCAAGATGATGGACTCTGATCTTGAAGGAGGAGAGTCGCTAATTGTACCGGCAGGGTTCAAGAAGGACGGCACATTTACGGCAGCGTCGAAAATCGCAAGCGAAGAGGAATTCTCCCTTTTAAGTAAGCATGTGAAGAAAATCTATACAGATACCGGTACAGCTATCACGAGCGGGGTTTCAGACATTACACCGTACAGGCTGCAGAATAAGATGCCTTGCACTTACTGTCAATACAAGACCGTCTGTCAATTTGACCCGTCTCTAGAGAGCAATGATTATCGACTATTAAAACCAGCGAAGAAGGAAGCCATCTTTTCCGCACTGAGGGAGGAGGAAGAAGCGGATGAATGA
- a CDS encoding SDR family oxidoreductase: protein MSKRILITGAGTGLGRGTALGLAQAGHDVIATVEVTSQVTSLREEAKEKGIDLEVMKVNINDPGDLRAMEHCDFDIFVANAALGEGGPIAEIPVQRLKDIFETNVFSTLKTAQIAARKFVQKQSGKIVFISSIAGLSAAPHLGPYSATKHALEAIAQSMKEELKPLGVQVATINPGPYKTGFNDRMVEEPWKWYDPKIHFTPREHYEKGTKAFEKQFDPKEMIAKMVEIIPAEHHAFRTVYPESSEKQVKDYEQKIWEDQI, encoded by the coding sequence ATGAGTAAACGCATACTGATTACCGGAGCAGGTACAGGTCTCGGAAGAGGAACCGCCCTTGGGCTGGCACAGGCCGGCCATGACGTGATTGCAACAGTCGAAGTCACGAGCCAGGTAACCTCTTTACGGGAGGAGGCAAAGGAAAAAGGAATCGACCTCGAGGTCATGAAAGTCAATATTAATGATCCCGGTGATTTGAGAGCGATGGAGCATTGTGATTTTGATATATTCGTGGCCAATGCAGCACTCGGGGAAGGCGGCCCCATTGCTGAGATTCCGGTTCAGCGTCTGAAGGATATCTTTGAAACGAATGTGTTCAGCACCTTGAAAACCGCGCAAATCGCTGCAAGAAAATTCGTACAGAAGCAATCCGGCAAGATTGTGTTCATCAGTTCGATTGCCGGATTAAGCGCTGCTCCGCATTTGGGGCCATATTCGGCCACGAAGCATGCCCTTGAAGCCATCGCACAATCGATGAAGGAAGAGTTAAAGCCTTTAGGTGTCCAAGTTGCGACCATCAACCCTGGACCATACAAAACCGGCTTCAACGACCGCATGGTAGAAGAGCCCTGGAAATGGTATGATCCGAAAATCCACTTCACACCCCGTGAACATTACGAAAAAGGAACCAAGGCTTTTGAAAAGCAATTTGATCCGAAAGAGATGATTGCGAAAATGGTCGAGATCATTCCTGCCGAGCATCATGCCTTCCGCACCGTCTATCCGGAAAGCTCGGAGAAACAGGTGAAGGATTATGAGCAAAAGATATGGGAGGATCAGATTTGA
- a CDS encoding GNAT family N-acetyltransferase, producing the protein MQDKFYHIRKYEEQDFIHIQRLNAEERWTNLVKRTEESQAAWKNSAVAFVAEYNGLVAGYIRGLTDTMVTLYVCELLVKKEYRGQGIGEDLLKYAHSLYPETRVELLASSSSKTYYEQLGFRPFNGFRTTIREW; encoded by the coding sequence ATGCAGGATAAATTTTATCATATCCGAAAATATGAGGAACAGGATTTCATTCATATTCAGCGGTTGAATGCTGAGGAACGATGGACGAATCTGGTGAAGCGAACAGAGGAGAGCCAGGCTGCGTGGAAGAACTCTGCTGTCGCCTTCGTGGCAGAGTACAATGGATTGGTGGCAGGCTATATACGAGGGCTTACAGATACGATGGTCACCCTTTATGTCTGTGAACTGCTCGTAAAGAAGGAATATCGAGGACAGGGGATTGGAGAAGACCTGCTAAAGTATGCGCATAGTCTCTATCCGGAGACAAGGGTGGAGCTTCTTGCGAGTTCTTCATCTAAAACCTATTATGAGCAGCTCGGATTCCGTCCGTTCAACGGATTTAGAACAACAATACGAGAGTGGTAG
- the abc-f gene encoding ribosomal protection-like ABC-F family protein: protein MMLCSVRDIGKSYGGTYIFENITFEINEGERIGIVGPNGCGKSTILKLLAGEESLDHGAIHLKRGTAAGLLSQMPVIEKETEVYDALLGAFAKERQLQVRLTEIEGILAREHDELKMQSLLRQYGEIQEQFERAGGYELDSRIMKVAAGLGLEPLLRKAFGELSGGEQTKIGLGLLLLQKPDLLLLDEPTNHLDILAVEWLENYLLTYEGTIVIVSHDRFFLDKTVGKMIDLDGGEIHVYTGNYTAFIKEKEKRLLIEFAEFKEQQKKIKKMKEAIKRLREWANQANPPSAALHRRAANMERALERMEKCKKPVLERRKIGLELEMAERSGKDVIQLSSVSKRFGEKGLFHEASLHLQFGEKAAIVGANGTGKSTLLKLILGEEMPDEGAIKRGSNLKIGYLSQHLSSDKEGMTILERFRSEVSVTEGEARHILARFLFYGPKVFQKVTQLSGGERMRLRLAELMHQDINFLILDEPTNHLDIDSREVLEDALAEFTGTILAVSHDRYLLNKLFPKTYWLSNKKLAGFAGDYSYARERMEVMIVKKAEGKPEALEKRIEDAENSLRQIARRIARETDGRKVERWKAQQEELERLRDELYAKLEIIWNNER from the coding sequence ATGATGCTATGCAGTGTGCGTGATATCGGAAAAAGCTATGGCGGGACCTATATTTTTGAGAATATAACCTTTGAAATAAACGAGGGAGAGCGGATTGGCATTGTCGGACCGAATGGATGCGGAAAGTCGACCATCCTGAAGCTGTTGGCTGGGGAAGAGTCATTAGACCATGGAGCCATTCATCTGAAAAGAGGCACGGCAGCAGGACTTTTATCGCAAATGCCCGTCATCGAGAAGGAAACCGAAGTATATGATGCTTTGCTTGGTGCTTTTGCGAAAGAGCGGCAATTACAGGTGAGATTGACTGAAATAGAAGGGATATTGGCGAGAGAACATGACGAGTTGAAGATGCAGTCCCTATTAAGGCAGTATGGGGAAATCCAGGAGCAGTTTGAAAGGGCTGGGGGATATGAGCTTGACAGTCGAATCATGAAGGTCGCGGCAGGCTTAGGGCTTGAGCCTTTGTTGAGGAAGGCTTTTGGAGAGCTGAGCGGAGGGGAGCAGACCAAGATTGGGCTTGGATTGTTGCTCTTGCAGAAGCCGGACCTGCTATTGCTTGATGAGCCGACGAATCATTTAGACATCCTTGCAGTAGAGTGGCTTGAGAATTATCTCCTTACTTATGAGGGCACCATCGTGATTGTCTCTCATGATCGCTTCTTTTTGGATAAGACAGTCGGGAAAATGATTGATCTAGATGGCGGAGAAATCCATGTGTATACAGGTAACTATACAGCCTTTATCAAGGAAAAGGAAAAACGCCTGTTGATTGAATTTGCTGAGTTTAAGGAACAACAAAAGAAAATCAAGAAGATGAAGGAAGCAATCAAACGCCTGCGTGAGTGGGCGAACCAGGCAAATCCTCCGAGTGCGGCTCTTCATAGGCGGGCGGCCAACATGGAGCGTGCCTTGGAGAGGATGGAGAAGTGCAAAAAGCCAGTGCTGGAGAGACGCAAAATCGGGCTTGAGCTGGAAATGGCAGAAAGAAGCGGGAAGGATGTCATCCAGCTGTCTTCGGTTTCAAAGCGTTTTGGCGAGAAAGGATTGTTCCATGAAGCGAGCCTCCACCTCCAATTTGGTGAAAAGGCGGCAATCGTCGGAGCGAACGGAACGGGAAAATCCACTCTCCTCAAATTGATACTTGGTGAGGAAATGCCTGATGAAGGGGCAATAAAAAGGGGAAGCAATCTTAAGATCGGCTATCTGTCCCAGCATTTATCCAGTGATAAGGAAGGCATGACCATCCTGGAGAGATTTCGCAGTGAGGTCAGCGTGACGGAAGGAGAGGCCAGACATATCCTGGCGAGGTTCTTGTTTTATGGACCAAAGGTCTTTCAAAAAGTGACGCAATTGAGCGGCGGGGAACGGATGCGTTTGAGGCTTGCTGAATTAATGCATCAGGACATTAATTTTCTTATCCTTGATGAGCCGACCAACCATCTGGATATCGACTCAAGAGAGGTGCTGGAAGATGCGCTCGCCGAATTCACGGGTACAATTCTGGCTGTAAGTCATGACCGTTACTTGCTCAACAAACTTTTCCCCAAGACTTATTGGCTAAGCAATAAAAAATTAGCTGGTTTTGCCGGTGATTACTCCTATGCGCGTGAGCGAATGGAGGTCATGATTGTGAAAAAGGCAGAGGGGAAGCCAGAAGCATTGGAGAAAAGAATAGAGGATGCGGAAAATTCATTACGCCAGATTGCAAGAAGGATTGCGCGAGAAACAGATGGGAGGAAGGTGGAGCGGTGGAAGGCACAGCAGGAAGAGCTGGAGCGATTGAGAGATGAGCTATATGCAAAGCTGGAAATTATTTGGAACAATGAAAGGTAA
- a CDS encoding RAxF-45 family protein — protein MNRSVEVCLQWLEDLSLIRAIFHAEIRQGGSLPSFTEFHMKTVRL, from the coding sequence ATGAATCGTTCTGTTGAGGTATGTTTGCAATGGCTGGAAGACTTGTCATTAATTCGTGCCATTTTTCATGCTGAAATTCGCCAAGGGGGAAGTCTGCCCTCATTTACCGAATTTCATATGAAAACAGTACGATTATAA
- the lepB gene encoding signal peptidase I — MSRRTKDLFYWSLGFVCGIALLVQVQNHLYSNYRVDGKSMDPTLQEGNRLIVTKAGFDERDIEHFDIIVFHKTKQEDYVKRVIGLPGDEITYRNGSLYINQQYIEESYISETAHLRTGLGQANSFTLKTLMGVEKVPKGMLFVLGDNRNMSYDSRHFGFVPIDSVVGKVNMRYWPLTEWQADF; from the coding sequence ATGTCTCGAAGGACCAAGGATTTGTTTTATTGGAGTCTTGGATTTGTCTGCGGAATTGCCCTGTTAGTGCAGGTGCAGAACCATTTGTACTCCAATTATCGAGTAGATGGTAAGTCCATGGACCCTACCCTGCAGGAGGGCAATCGCTTAATCGTCACCAAAGCAGGATTTGATGAGAGGGATATTGAACATTTTGATATCATCGTCTTTCATAAGACTAAGCAAGAGGATTACGTGAAACGGGTAATCGGCTTGCCAGGGGATGAAATTACATATAGAAACGGCTCGCTCTATATCAATCAGCAATATATAGAGGAATCTTACATAAGTGAAACGGCTCACTTGCGAACAGGGCTGGGGCAAGCGAATTCCTTTACTTTAAAGACATTAATGGGTGTTGAAAAGGTTCCTAAAGGAATGCTCTTTGTGCTTGGGGACAACCGAAATATGAGCTATGACAGCCGCCATTTCGGCTTTGTGCCGATTGATTCGGTTGTGGGAAAAGTGAACATGAGGTACTGGCCGCTCACGGAGTGGCAGGCTGATTTTTAG
- a CDS encoding TVP38/TMEM64 family protein, with protein MDLSWLSEWLTMERLAELISDYRNLGPIPGLLLPFLEAFLPFLPLFVFVTANANAFGLWIGFLLSWTGAVSGAMVVFYLARMYGKKRTTSFVHKHPSVQRAMNWIDRHGFGPLFILLCFPFTPSALVNIVGGLSGISLKQYMLAVFAGKMVMIFTISYIGHDIVSLIREPVKSVIMGVIIFLLWLVGKQVENRLNKTGQKEHS; from the coding sequence ATGGATCTAAGCTGGTTGAGCGAATGGCTAACAATGGAACGACTTGCGGAATTAATAAGCGATTACCGGAATTTAGGACCGATACCAGGCTTATTATTGCCCTTTTTAGAAGCATTCTTACCGTTTCTCCCTTTATTTGTATTCGTTACGGCCAATGCCAATGCATTCGGCCTATGGATAGGCTTTTTATTATCATGGACCGGTGCAGTGAGTGGTGCGATGGTCGTCTTTTATTTGGCGAGGATGTATGGCAAAAAGCGGACAACCTCCTTTGTGCATAAACATCCATCCGTCCAGAGAGCGATGAATTGGATTGATCGGCATGGGTTTGGTCCTTTGTTCATCCTGCTTTGCTTTCCGTTCACGCCGTCAGCGCTTGTCAATATTGTAGGCGGCTTATCGGGCATTAGTCTAAAACAATATATGCTTGCGGTCTTTGCCGGGAAGATGGTCATGATTTTCACAATCAGCTATATCGGTCATGATATTGTTTCGCTAATTCGCGAACCCGTTAAATCCGTTATTATGGGCGTAATCATCTTTCTTCTTTGGCTTGTCGGCAAACAGGTGGAGAATCGATTAAACAAGACAGGGCAAAAGGAGCATTCCTAA
- a CDS encoding competence protein ComK: protein MEERFINQKEEYEISPYTFAVIPVEYGYKTYSKIIEYNEEFLVPQKPLDVVKTSCKFFGSSFDGRCEGTKELLNISHKVPIAIDPANGLFFFPTTSPQRDTCVWLSYEHIVSRIRLAPAKTQINFRNKQSTIIPVSYSIIENQMLRTALLKSKLHQKMQETLRQTNHLYNYMQVNDGHTSFQSKGTLSESSWSGFDKH from the coding sequence ATGGAAGAACGCTTCATAAATCAAAAAGAAGAATATGAAATAAGTCCTTATACCTTTGCGGTCATTCCGGTGGAATATGGCTATAAGACCTATTCGAAAATAATCGAATATAATGAAGAATTCTTAGTTCCTCAGAAGCCCTTGGATGTTGTCAAAACAAGCTGCAAGTTTTTCGGTTCCTCCTTCGATGGGAGATGTGAAGGGACGAAGGAGCTCTTGAATATCTCGCATAAGGTCCCGATCGCCATTGACCCGGCAAATGGTTTGTTCTTTTTTCCGACGACGTCGCCGCAAAGAGACACATGCGTTTGGCTTTCCTATGAACATATTGTTTCAAGGATTCGCCTCGCGCCTGCAAAAACGCAAATCAACTTCAGGAACAAGCAATCAACCATAATTCCTGTTTCCTATAGCATCATCGAAAATCAGATGCTGCGGACAGCTCTGCTGAAATCAAAGCTTCACCAGAAAATGCAGGAGACTCTCAGGCAGACAAATCATCTTTATAATTACATGCAGGTAAATGACGGGCATACTTCATTTCAGTCGAAAGGAACTTTATCGGAATCGTCCTGGAGTGGGTTTGATAAGCATTAA
- a CDS encoding IDEAL domain-containing protein, translated as MNHEKANTDMVNADVTAAQGLTEEVLVDMMIYEAQLTHAKRKLKDKIDMVLDKRDKELFLQLSSELIELEKNFGN; from the coding sequence ATGAATCACGAAAAAGCAAATACAGATATGGTCAATGCTGATGTGACTGCTGCCCAGGGACTAACAGAAGAAGTATTAGTAGATATGATGATTTACGAAGCCCAATTAACCCATGCAAAGCGAAAACTAAAAGACAAAATTGACATGGTCTTAGACAAAAGAGATAAAGAGCTTTTCCTTCAATTATCCTCAGAGCTGATTGAATTAGAGAAGAACTTCGGGAATTAA
- a CDS encoding M48 family metallopeptidase, whose translation MRKKWFLAAFGLFLLYAFSIYIYLFHGADTSIPDSLKGTSVDPMTFMDSKTLENSETYSKIRNFFFFISTPLEWLFFGMVLVSGLSKRLDRWGRDSWKRQFMQTGAYVFWLSLLMFVVFLPLSYLRYKISLSYGISTQVFSSWMKDNLIEFWVDYTMTAIVVIVLYWLIHKSPKRWWLFGWLLSIPFTIFVMFIQPVVIDPLYNEFYPLQDKELEEKILALAAKAEIPTDHVYEVNMSEKTNSLNAYVTGVGANSRIVLWDTTLSSLDDDEILFIMAHEMNHYVEKHIYLGIAGYLLLTLVGLWLTDKWMKRVIRKRGELYQLESMQKISSLPLFLLITSILLFAANPITNYVSRVQETRADQYALKMTDNPEAAVTSFQKLSESGLSQMNPPFLVKLFRNSHPSMLERIQLVKEYEKMQDK comes from the coding sequence GTGAGGAAAAAATGGTTTTTGGCCGCATTTGGTTTGTTTCTTCTTTATGCTTTCTCCATTTACATCTATTTGTTTCACGGGGCCGATACAAGCATACCGGATTCCTTAAAAGGTACAAGTGTTGACCCAATGACGTTTATGGACAGCAAGACACTTGAAAATAGCGAGACCTACTCAAAAATCAGGAATTTCTTCTTTTTCATCAGTACGCCATTGGAATGGCTATTTTTTGGAATGGTTCTCGTGTCAGGCCTTTCCAAGAGACTTGATCGCTGGGGGAGGGATTCGTGGAAGAGACAGTTCATGCAAACGGGCGCCTATGTTTTTTGGCTATCTTTATTGATGTTTGTCGTCTTTCTTCCATTATCCTATTTACGCTATAAGATATCCTTATCATACGGCATTTCCACGCAAGTGTTTTCTTCATGGATGAAGGATAACCTGATTGAATTCTGGGTGGATTATACAATGACTGCTATTGTCGTCATCGTTCTGTACTGGCTCATCCACAAGAGTCCTAAACGCTGGTGGTTGTTTGGCTGGCTTCTGTCGATTCCTTTTACGATCTTCGTGATGTTCATCCAGCCAGTTGTGATAGACCCGCTATATAATGAGTTTTATCCTTTGCAAGATAAGGAGCTGGAAGAAAAAATTCTGGCGCTCGCTGCCAAGGCGGAGATTCCAACCGATCATGTTTATGAAGTAAATATGTCTGAAAAAACCAATTCACTCAATGCCTATGTGACTGGTGTAGGCGCTAATTCGCGCATCGTCCTTTGGGATACGACACTTAGCAGTCTTGATGACGATGAGATTCTCTTCATCATGGCGCATGAAATGAATCATTATGTGGAAAAGCATATTTATCTTGGGATTGCTGGATACTTGCTCTTAACTTTGGTTGGACTTTGGCTAACAGATAAATGGATGAAGCGGGTCATTCGGAAGCGGGGAGAGCTTTATCAGCTTGAATCAATGCAGAAGATTTCCTCCTTGCCCCTTTTCTTACTGATTACATCTATTCTCCTGTTCGCGGCCAATCCAATCACAAATTATGTATCAAGAGTCCAGGAAACACGGGCTGATCAATATGCCCTTAAGATGACGGATAACCCAGAAGCCGCTGTCACATCGTTTCAGAAGCTTTCGGAAAGTGGCTTGAGTCAAATGAATCCGCCTTTCCTCGTAAAGCTGTTCCGTAATAGCCATCCCTCGATGCTCGAGCGTATCCAACTCGTTAAAGAGTATGAAAAAATGCAGGATAAATAG
- a CDS encoding CAP domain-containing protein — MKSKVLKTLNAKQNVTIIGKSGERYKVKSGSTVGWVVSSKFKIGTYTLTFEEQVVKLVNEKRAAAGLKALKSSSSLNNVAEKKSKDMRDKGYFSHTSPTYGNLPSMLKKFSISYKAAGENIAAGQTTPASVVSSWMKSPGHKANILSKKYTHIGVGYVSGGNYRHYWTQIFTAQ; from the coding sequence ATCAAAAGCAAAGTCCTAAAGACGTTAAACGCCAAACAAAACGTAACGATCATCGGCAAGTCAGGCGAGCGTTATAAGGTAAAATCAGGTTCAACTGTCGGCTGGGTTGTTTCTTCTAAATTCAAGATTGGAACATACACCTTAACCTTTGAGGAACAGGTCGTGAAGCTAGTGAATGAAAAGCGAGCAGCTGCTGGCTTAAAGGCATTGAAGAGCTCCTCAAGCCTGAATAATGTGGCAGAAAAGAAGTCCAAGGATATGCGGGACAAAGGTTATTTCTCCCACACGAGCCCAACCTATGGTAATCTTCCTTCTATGCTAAAGAAATTTAGCATTTCTTATAAGGCAGCCGGTGAGAATATTGCTGCCGGACAAACGACCCCTGCTTCAGTCGTCAGCTCCTGGATGAAAAGCCCGGGTCATAAAGCAAACATCCTATCTAAGAAATACACCCATATCGGTGTCGGATATGTCTCTGGCGGTAATTACCGTCATTACTGGACACAAATCTTCACCGCGCAATAA